In Planctobacterium marinum, the DNA window AATCACAACAGGCAAGTCTGGAAATTCGGTAACCAAACGCTTTAGCAACTCCAGTTCATACCCCATGTAAGAACCATTGCGATTAACGTTGGTTAACAACACCTCACCCGGCGTAGCCAGTGCCAAAAGGTAGCGTATCCAGGTCATAGGATCTGCTACAGGCACTCTAGCTTTAGTGTGAGAATACACTTTGTTCTTGCCCAACCAGTTGCGTTTCACATCGATGTTCAAAACCACACTTTGTGAGCCATACTTTTGTGTCAACTCAGCAAATAATTCAGGTTGACTAAAAAGCACAGAATTAAGAATGACTTTTTCTATCCCCATTTTGAACAGAGCATCTGCGGCTTCAAGACTATTGACACCACCACCATAGGAAACAGGAAAA includes these proteins:
- a CDS encoding HisA/HisF-related TIM barrel protein produces the protein MRPRIIVMLHIMGGGVYQTTGFGKSKYIGDPINTATLLNDLEVDELVVVDGGASKNSRGPDFKLMDKLRSRCFFPVSYGGGVNSLEAADALFKMGIEKVILNSVLFSQPELFAELTQKYGSQSVVLNIDVKRNWLGKNKVYSHTKARVPVADPMTWIRYLLALATPGEVLLTNVNRNGSYMGYELELLKRLVTEFPDLPVVINGGAASLQDMVTAVAAGAHACSASSMFVFKNNGVLINYPEQLVLRNLFDE